From Shewanella yunxiaonensis, the proteins below share one genomic window:
- a CDS encoding enoyl-CoA hydratase-related protein, with amino-acid sequence MQHILLKRDAHGVCHLILNRADAANAFDEQLIAELITQLNQLAIDPSCRILLLRGQGKHFSAGADLHWMQRQAKMDEQANIADARQLATLMQTLDSFPKPTVALVQGAAFGGALGLICCCDIAIASSDARFCLSEVRLGLIPAVISPYVNRSIGMRQLRRYALTAKLIDAVTALQLGLIHQLSDDLENSAQQMISALLQGGPAAQQQCKTLLAQIETAPFDEALTHLTAQAIAEARADKEATEGIDAFFAKRQPSWQPSSTSPVQESEHD; translated from the coding sequence ATGCAGCACATTCTACTTAAGCGGGATGCACACGGTGTCTGTCATCTCATCCTCAATCGCGCAGATGCCGCCAACGCCTTTGATGAACAGCTAATCGCCGAATTAATCACTCAGTTAAATCAGCTCGCTATCGACCCGAGTTGCCGAATTCTGCTGCTGCGAGGCCAAGGCAAGCACTTCAGCGCCGGAGCCGATCTGCACTGGATGCAGCGTCAGGCAAAAATGGATGAGCAAGCCAATATCGCCGATGCCCGTCAGTTAGCAACGCTAATGCAAACGCTGGACAGTTTTCCCAAACCAACCGTGGCGTTAGTACAAGGCGCTGCCTTTGGTGGCGCGTTAGGGCTTATCTGCTGTTGTGATATTGCGATTGCCAGCAGCGATGCCCGCTTCTGTCTAAGCGAAGTCAGGTTGGGACTTATTCCGGCGGTGATCTCGCCCTACGTCAATCGCAGTATTGGGATGCGGCAACTGCGGCGATATGCACTCACGGCTAAATTGATCGATGCCGTCACCGCCTTACAGTTAGGATTAATACATCAATTAAGCGATGACCTGGAGAATTCGGCGCAGCAAATGATCAGTGCGTTACTGCAAGGCGGCCCCGCAGCTCAGCAGCAATGTAAAACCTTGCTGGCACAAATTGAAACTGCACCATTTGATGAAGCACTCACTCACCTTACCGCCCAAGCTATCGCTGAAGCCAGAGCAGATAAAGAAGCGACTGAGGGCATCGATGCGTTTTTTGCTAAGCGGCAGCCAAGTTGGCAACCAAGTAGCACATCCCCAGTGCAGGAGTCTGAGCATGACTGA
- a CDS encoding carboxyl transferase domain-containing protein: protein MTRIISQINPSDNAFISRQQSMQQLVDDLKQKLTVIAQGGGEQAMRRHCSKGKLAPRERLAQLLDADAPFLEIGQFAAYEVYDEVVPAAGVIAGIGRVSGCECMLIVNDATVKGGSYYPLTVKKHLRAQAIAERCRLPCIYLVDSGGANLPLQDEVFPDREHFGRIFFNQARMSAKGIPQIAVVMGLCTAGGAYVPAMADESIIVANQGTIFLAGPPLVKAATGEVVSAEELGGGDVHTRLSGVADHLAQNDAHALQLARQAVSRLNRRAPSLTPQSAAMPPLYDCQELYGIVGTDLKKPYDVREVIARLVDGSDFDEFKANYGSTLVCGFANLHGYTVGIIANNGILFSESAQKGAHFIELCCQRQIPLLFLQNITGFMVGKKYEQEGIAKHGAKMVMAVACANVPKFTVIIGGSYGAGNYGMCGRAYDPTMMWIWPNARISVMGGEQAANVLATVKRDSLERQGQTWSPADEADFKAPIVEKYEREGNPYHASARLWDDGIIDPAQTRDVIGLALAAAANAPIEPCQFGVFRM, encoded by the coding sequence ATGACCCGCATCATCAGCCAGATCAATCCCAGTGATAACGCTTTTATCAGCCGTCAGCAGTCGATGCAGCAGTTAGTGGATGATCTCAAACAGAAACTCACAGTGATTGCTCAGGGCGGCGGTGAACAAGCCATGCGGCGCCACTGTAGCAAAGGCAAACTAGCCCCCAGAGAACGGCTGGCGCAATTGCTGGATGCCGACGCTCCATTCCTTGAAATCGGCCAGTTTGCCGCATATGAGGTTTATGATGAAGTCGTGCCAGCCGCGGGGGTGATTGCGGGTATCGGCCGTGTCAGTGGTTGCGAGTGTATGCTCATCGTCAATGATGCCACCGTTAAAGGCGGCAGCTACTACCCGTTAACGGTTAAGAAGCACTTACGCGCCCAGGCCATTGCTGAGCGTTGTCGCCTACCTTGCATCTATCTGGTTGACTCCGGTGGCGCGAATCTGCCGCTGCAAGATGAAGTGTTTCCTGATCGCGAGCATTTTGGCCGGATCTTTTTCAACCAGGCGCGCATGTCAGCTAAAGGCATTCCACAGATTGCCGTGGTAATGGGACTATGCACTGCAGGTGGGGCTTACGTCCCGGCGATGGCCGATGAATCGATTATTGTGGCTAATCAGGGCACCATCTTCCTGGCTGGACCGCCACTGGTAAAGGCTGCCACAGGTGAAGTGGTGTCGGCGGAAGAACTGGGCGGCGGTGACGTTCACACCCGCTTATCCGGTGTAGCCGACCATCTGGCTCAAAACGATGCCCATGCATTGCAATTAGCGCGGCAGGCCGTGTCACGCTTGAATCGTCGAGCCCCTAGCTTGACACCACAATCTGCAGCCATGCCGCCACTATACGACTGTCAGGAACTCTATGGCATTGTCGGTACTGATCTGAAGAAACCCTATGACGTTCGCGAAGTGATTGCCCGGCTGGTCGATGGCTCAGATTTTGACGAGTTCAAAGCCAATTACGGCAGCACACTGGTATGCGGTTTTGCCAACCTGCATGGCTACACCGTAGGTATCATCGCCAACAACGGCATCCTATTTTCCGAGTCGGCACAGAAAGGGGCTCATTTCATTGAGTTATGTTGTCAACGACAGATCCCGCTACTGTTTTTACAAAACATTACCGGCTTTATGGTTGGTAAAAAATATGAACAGGAAGGCATCGCCAAACATGGCGCCAAAATGGTAATGGCTGTTGCTTGCGCCAATGTGCCGAAGTTTACCGTCATTATTGGCGGCAGCTATGGTGCCGGCAATTATGGCATGTGTGGCCGCGCTTATGACCCTACCATGATGTGGATCTGGCCCAATGCCCGTATTTCGGTGATGGGCGGCGAACAAGCGGCCAATGTGTTGGCGACGGTCAAACGCGATAGTCTGGAACGCCAGGGGCAAACCTGGTCACCGGCTGACGAAGCCGATTTTAAAGCCCCCATCGTCGAAAAGTATGAACGTGAAGGTAATCCTTATCATGCCAGTGCTCGTTTATGGGACGACGGCATTATCGATCCAGCGCAAACCCGCGACGTTATCGGACTGGCGCTGGCAGCGGCTGCCAATGCGCCAATCGAGCCCTGTCAATTTGGCGTATTTCGCATGTAG
- a CDS encoding isovaleryl-CoA dehydrogenase — protein sequence MIPSYSGLDFGLGEDIDMLRQAVATFAAAQITPLAAQIDQDNQFPTALWPQLGQMGLLGITVSETLGGAGMGYLAHVVAMEEISRASASVGLSYGAHSNLCVNQIFRNGTAAQKDRYLPQLVSGEHIGALAMSEPNAGSDVVSMKLHARKQGDHYLLNGNKMWITNGPDADVFVVYAKTEPQLGAKGITAFIVERDFPGFATAQKLDKLGMRGSSTCELVFTDCEVPEANILGQLNQGTKVLMSGLDYERVVLAGGPLGIMTACLDLTLPYTTERQQFGKAIGEFQLVQAKLADMYTEMNAAKAYVYAVAKACDQGRASRKDAAGAILYSAERATRAALDTIQLLGGNGYINDYPAGRLLRDAKLYEIGAGTSEIRRMLIGRELFSECH from the coding sequence ATGATACCCAGTTATTCAGGACTTGACTTCGGACTTGGAGAAGATATCGACATGTTGCGGCAGGCCGTTGCCACATTCGCCGCGGCTCAGATTACCCCTCTCGCAGCACAAATCGACCAAGACAATCAATTTCCTACAGCGCTTTGGCCACAATTAGGTCAAATGGGGCTGTTGGGTATTACTGTCAGCGAAACTTTGGGTGGTGCCGGCATGGGCTATCTGGCGCATGTGGTGGCAATGGAAGAAATCTCACGCGCCTCCGCCTCTGTCGGACTGTCTTACGGTGCGCATTCTAATCTGTGTGTAAATCAGATATTCCGTAACGGTACGGCAGCACAGAAAGACCGATATCTGCCCCAACTGGTCAGTGGTGAACATATCGGCGCCTTAGCGATGAGCGAACCCAATGCGGGTTCCGATGTGGTATCCATGAAGCTGCATGCCCGTAAACAGGGCGATCATTATCTGCTGAATGGCAACAAAATGTGGATCACTAATGGTCCCGACGCCGATGTGTTTGTGGTTTACGCCAAAACCGAACCCCAACTGGGAGCCAAAGGCATTACCGCGTTTATTGTTGAACGAGACTTTCCCGGATTCGCTACCGCGCAAAAATTAGACAAATTAGGGATGCGTGGCTCTAGTACCTGCGAACTGGTATTCACTGATTGTGAAGTGCCAGAAGCCAACATTCTCGGGCAGTTAAATCAGGGGACCAAAGTGCTGATGAGCGGCCTTGACTATGAGCGCGTGGTACTGGCGGGCGGACCATTAGGCATTATGACAGCCTGCCTCGATCTGACACTCCCCTACACAACTGAGCGACAACAGTTTGGCAAGGCAATTGGTGAGTTCCAACTGGTGCAGGCCAAACTGGCCGATATGTACACCGAAATGAATGCTGCCAAAGCTTATGTTTATGCCGTAGCAAAAGCCTGCGATCAGGGGCGAGCCAGTCGCAAAGATGCGGCGGGTGCGATTCTTTACAGTGCCGAAAGGGCAACTCGCGCCGCGCTGGATACCATCCAACTGCTGGGGGGAAATGGCTATATCAATGACTATCCGGCCGGACGCTTACTGCGCGACGCCAAACTGTATGAGATAGGCGCTGGCACCTCGGAAATTCGCCGAATGCTCATCGGTCGTGAACTGTTCAGTGAATGTCACTGA
- a CDS encoding MerR family transcriptional regulator yields MNIRPTPQTTYSISDLSREFDITTRSIRFYEDQGLLKPKRRGQTRIYSLKDKVRLKLILRGKRLGFSLAETRRLFELYDADKSSVSQLSTMLELIEEKKTSLQQQMDDIKIVLMELMSAESQCRQALAEIATEKTG; encoded by the coding sequence ATGAATATCCGACCAACGCCCCAAACCACTTATTCCATCAGTGACCTGTCACGGGAATTTGATATTACGACTCGGAGCATTCGGTTTTATGAAGATCAGGGGCTGTTGAAACCTAAACGCCGCGGTCAGACTCGTATTTACAGTCTGAAAGATAAAGTACGGCTGAAGTTGATTTTGCGCGGTAAACGCTTGGGATTTTCGCTGGCAGAAACCCGTCGCTTATTTGAATTATACGATGCCGATAAAAGCAGTGTGTCACAGCTCAGCACCATGCTGGAGCTTATTGAAGAGAAAAAGACCTCGCTGCAACAACAGATGGATGACATCAAAATTGTGCTGATGGAACTGATGTCAGCAGAAAGTCAATGTCGCCAAGCATTAGCAGAAATCGCTACCGAAAAAACCGGTTAA
- a CDS encoding propionyl-CoA synthetase, which produces MTDPGLTLYQKSIEDKAAFWGECATAIDWYQPWETVLDESNAPFYRWFNKGQLNTCFNAVDRHVQAGRGAQFAIRYFSPVTGTEYGVTYAELQAQVSRLAGYMASVGVVKGDRVVIYMPMVPETVYAMLACARIGAIHSVVFGGFAANELATRINDAKPKLVLSASCGVEPSGVVPYKPLLDKALEQSSHKVERCLILGRSQYAADLQEGRDYDWQQSIKDVSPAECVPVEATDPLYILYTSGTTGQPKGVVRDNGGHAVALAWSMKHIYNINPGDTFWAASDVGWVVGHSYIVYAPLLVGATTVLYEGKPVGTPDPGIFWRTIQKYSVKSFFTAPTAIRAIKREDPNGDFVADADLSCLETVFLAGERCDPDTLNWAGTKLGKPVIDHWWQTETGWAVAANLMGVQAIPVKPGSPARAVPGYQVEVVDEFGTQVPPRQSGNVVIKLPLPPGTLMTLWQNDKRYQESYLSMYPGYYLTGDAGYMDEDGYLYIMSRIDDIINVAGHRLSTGRFEEVLCQHPAVAEAAVIGVDDKLKGQVPLGLVVLKNGIDISEKQLHDELVAKVRQEIGPVAAFKLVSAVQKLPKTRSGKILRGTMRKIADNQSYTPPATIEDPLTLDLVRDALTRMGYADALVQQHA; this is translated from the coding sequence ATGACAGATCCGGGTTTAACCCTGTACCAGAAGTCCATAGAGGATAAAGCGGCTTTCTGGGGTGAATGTGCCACAGCCATAGACTGGTATCAGCCGTGGGAAACAGTACTGGATGAAAGTAATGCGCCATTTTATCGCTGGTTTAATAAGGGTCAGCTGAATACTTGCTTTAATGCAGTCGATCGCCATGTTCAGGCGGGGCGGGGGGCGCAGTTTGCGATTCGCTATTTCAGTCCGGTCACTGGCACCGAATATGGCGTGACCTACGCTGAGCTACAGGCGCAGGTCAGTCGGTTGGCGGGTTACATGGCATCTGTCGGGGTGGTGAAAGGTGACCGCGTTGTGATTTACATGCCAATGGTGCCTGAAACAGTGTATGCGATGCTGGCCTGCGCGCGTATTGGCGCTATTCATTCCGTGGTGTTTGGTGGCTTTGCTGCCAATGAACTGGCTACACGAATCAACGATGCGAAACCTAAGTTGGTACTGAGCGCCTCCTGTGGTGTCGAACCTTCTGGTGTGGTGCCATACAAGCCGCTGCTGGATAAGGCCTTGGAGCAGTCGAGCCATAAAGTTGAACGTTGTTTGATCCTGGGCCGCAGTCAGTATGCTGCGGATTTGCAGGAAGGACGCGATTACGACTGGCAACAGTCAATTAAAGACGTATCACCGGCGGAATGCGTGCCGGTTGAGGCCACTGATCCACTTTATATTTTGTATACCTCGGGTACTACAGGACAGCCGAAAGGTGTGGTTCGCGATAACGGTGGTCATGCCGTAGCGCTCGCCTGGTCGATGAAGCATATCTACAACATCAATCCGGGTGATACCTTTTGGGCCGCATCGGATGTAGGTTGGGTCGTCGGGCATTCCTATATTGTCTATGCACCGCTGCTGGTGGGTGCAACGACAGTTCTGTACGAAGGAAAACCCGTTGGTACGCCTGATCCAGGTATTTTCTGGCGCACTATCCAGAAATATAGCGTGAAAAGTTTCTTCACTGCCCCTACCGCTATTCGGGCGATTAAGCGCGAAGACCCTAATGGCGACTTTGTTGCAGATGCGGATCTGAGTTGCCTGGAAACGGTATTCTTAGCTGGAGAGCGCTGTGATCCCGACACCCTAAATTGGGCCGGCACAAAACTGGGCAAGCCGGTGATAGATCACTGGTGGCAGACGGAAACCGGTTGGGCGGTGGCCGCTAATCTGATGGGGGTACAGGCGATTCCTGTGAAACCGGGCTCTCCTGCACGAGCGGTGCCTGGATACCAGGTGGAAGTCGTTGATGAATTTGGCACACAAGTGCCACCAAGACAATCCGGTAACGTAGTCATTAAGCTGCCACTGCCGCCAGGAACACTCATGACGCTCTGGCAAAATGATAAGCGCTATCAGGAAAGTTATCTCAGCATGTATCCCGGTTATTATCTTACTGGGGATGCCGGTTATATGGATGAAGACGGTTATCTGTACATTATGAGTCGGATTGACGACATCATTAATGTGGCGGGACATCGTTTGTCCACCGGACGCTTTGAGGAAGTGTTATGTCAGCATCCGGCAGTAGCAGAAGCTGCAGTCATCGGTGTGGATGACAAACTGAAAGGGCAGGTGCCGTTGGGTCTTGTGGTATTAAAAAATGGAATTGATATCAGCGAGAAGCAATTACATGACGAACTGGTGGCTAAGGTTCGGCAAGAGATTGGACCGGTGGCGGCATTTAAACTGGTAAGTGCGGTGCAGAAATTACCTAAAACTCGTTCAGGTAAGATCTTGCGCGGTACGATGCGTAAAATCGCTGACAATCAGTCTTATACTCCTCCCGCGACGATAGAAGATCCATTGACGTTAGATTTGGTACGTGATGCGCTGACGCGTATGGGCTATGCCGATGCGTTAGTGCAACAACATGCCTAA
- the gndA gene encoding NADP-dependent phosphogluconate dehydrogenase: MKFHSADIGVIGLGVMGKNLALNIVDNGYRVAAFDLDEAKVFAAEQQAMTEVPERGLVLKGFHSMPELLQSLSKPRILLLSVPAGKPVDGVCQALIDAGIESDDIVIDTGNSLWTDTIDREQIYKGKFIFFSSAVSGGEVGARFGPSLMPSGDIAAWEHLAPIWRAIAAKVDRVTGKPIERSHPGQRDTDGEPCTAYIGPSGSGHYVKMVHNGIEYADMQLICEAYQILHQGLGLSAADVASVFEKWNQGKLNSYLIGISAEVLKQADPLTGKPLVEMILDKAGQKGTGLWTAVSSLQMGCPAPTIAEAVYARAMSTQKDLRMQLSKQLVGPEIKRDPTERQTLIDALEAALYCAKVCAYAQGFQLMAMNAKEQGWQLNFASIASIWRAGCIIRAGFLQTITDAYETAPQLDNLLQAESFANTLSQLQQQWRQVVATAVLKGVPVPCISSALAYYDSFRSDTLPANLLQGQRDFFGAHTFERTDKPAGEKYHLNWSQAERTLVKID; the protein is encoded by the coding sequence ATGAAATTCCATTCTGCTGATATTGGGGTTATCGGCTTGGGTGTCATGGGCAAAAATCTGGCCCTCAACATCGTAGATAATGGTTACCGAGTGGCCGCATTTGATCTGGATGAGGCAAAAGTCTTTGCCGCAGAACAGCAAGCGATGACCGAAGTACCTGAGCGTGGATTGGTACTTAAAGGTTTTCATTCAATGCCTGAGCTGCTGCAATCGCTCAGTAAGCCCAGAATTTTGCTGCTCTCTGTGCCTGCCGGGAAACCGGTTGATGGCGTATGTCAGGCATTGATAGACGCTGGCATCGAAAGTGACGATATCGTCATTGATACTGGTAACAGTCTATGGACCGATACCATAGATCGTGAACAGATCTACAAAGGTAAATTCATATTTTTCAGCTCAGCCGTTTCTGGCGGTGAGGTCGGTGCGCGTTTTGGGCCGTCATTAATGCCGAGCGGTGATATAGCTGCATGGGAACACCTCGCCCCGATTTGGCGCGCGATTGCGGCTAAAGTTGATCGTGTCACTGGTAAGCCTATCGAGCGTTCACACCCCGGACAACGGGACACCGATGGCGAACCTTGTACCGCGTATATTGGCCCATCTGGTTCCGGTCATTACGTCAAAATGGTGCACAACGGTATCGAATATGCCGATATGCAGCTGATCTGTGAAGCGTACCAGATCCTGCATCAGGGATTGGGGCTGTCGGCAGCAGACGTCGCCTCTGTATTTGAAAAGTGGAATCAAGGCAAGCTTAACAGCTACCTCATCGGTATCAGTGCTGAAGTGCTCAAACAAGCCGATCCGCTGACCGGCAAGCCGTTGGTGGAGATGATCCTCGATAAGGCTGGGCAGAAGGGGACTGGCTTATGGACGGCCGTCAGCAGTCTGCAAATGGGCTGTCCGGCGCCCACGATCGCCGAGGCCGTATATGCCAGAGCGATGAGTACCCAGAAAGATCTGCGCATGCAGCTTAGCAAACAGTTAGTCGGACCTGAAATTAAACGTGATCCTACCGAGCGTCAAACGCTTATCGATGCACTGGAAGCTGCACTGTATTGTGCCAAAGTCTGTGCTTACGCTCAGGGCTTTCAGTTGATGGCGATGAACGCCAAAGAGCAGGGATGGCAACTCAATTTCGCGTCGATTGCGAGTATCTGGCGCGCTGGCTGTATTATTCGTGCCGGTTTCCTGCAGACGATTACTGATGCATACGAAACCGCGCCACAGCTGGATAATCTGTTGCAGGCCGAAAGTTTTGCTAATACTCTGTCGCAATTACAACAGCAGTGGCGGCAAGTGGTGGCTACTGCGGTATTGAAAGGTGTACCTGTCCCATGTATCAGTTCAGCACTGGCTTACTACGACAGTTTTCGCAGTGACACATTGCCTGCGAACTTGTTACAGGGCCAACGTGACTTCTTTGGCGCTCATACGTTCGAACGTACAGATAAACCAGCGGGTGAGAAATACCATCTGAACTGGAGTCAAGCTGAGCGTACGCTGGTAAAAATCGACTAG
- a CDS encoding 1,4-dihydroxy-2-naphthoate polyprenyltransferase: MNPWFLAIRPRTLPAAAGPLLIGNMMALPLEKFSWVVAIASMTCALLLQIAVNLANDYFDFKNGIDTEDRIGPTRVTQSGMLAPYKVRNAMVLCLLLSLAVGSYLIWHGGWPIAILAAASMLGALGYSGGPYPLASHGLGELAAFVFFGLVAVVGSYYLQAGVTTTASWLLGCAVGLLNAAIMLVNNTRDIMTDTKAGKKTLAVRIGEAQARVLYQALLYLPFGLIIAGFLLGQLPGFPVLLAGLSLIMARKLSYDFYQGSGAALNPLLGKTAKLTMMFSALFSVGLMF; the protein is encoded by the coding sequence ATGAATCCTTGGTTTTTGGCAATACGCCCTCGGACTCTGCCAGCTGCGGCAGGGCCACTACTGATTGGCAACATGATGGCACTGCCTTTGGAGAAATTTAGTTGGGTTGTTGCTATCGCATCGATGACCTGTGCGCTGCTATTGCAAATCGCGGTAAATCTGGCAAATGACTATTTCGATTTTAAGAATGGGATTGATACTGAAGATCGTATAGGGCCAACCCGCGTAACCCAAAGCGGTATGCTAGCGCCTTATAAAGTCCGCAATGCCATGGTGTTATGTCTGTTGTTATCATTAGCGGTAGGCAGTTATCTTATATGGCACGGTGGCTGGCCAATCGCCATTCTTGCTGCAGCATCCATGCTTGGAGCTTTGGGCTATAGCGGTGGCCCCTATCCACTGGCCTCCCATGGCCTAGGTGAACTCGCCGCATTTGTCTTCTTTGGCTTGGTGGCTGTGGTTGGCAGTTATTACCTACAAGCTGGGGTGACCACTACCGCTTCCTGGCTGTTGGGTTGCGCGGTTGGCTTACTGAATGCCGCAATAATGTTAGTCAATAATACCCGCGATATTATGACCGATACCAAAGCCGGAAAGAAAACACTGGCGGTACGCATTGGGGAGGCTCAGGCTCGGGTGCTGTATCAGGCGCTGTTATATCTGCCGTTTGGGCTGATCATTGCAGGCTTCTTGCTCGGACAATTGCCAGGATTTCCAGTATTGCTGGCGGGATTGTCGCTGATTATGGCGCGCAAATTATCTTATGATTTCTATCAGGGTTCAGGTGCCGCACTTAATCCGCTGCTGGGTAAAACCGCAAAACTGACCATGATGTTCAGCGCGTTATTTAGTGTGGGATTAATGTTCTGA
- a CDS encoding SDR family oxidoreductase yields the protein MRFQHRTAVVTGAASGLGRAFAIALAQRGTQIALIDNQDCRETAAAIAALGAEVKYWYCDVTNETQVEEVCHQVIQQFAKVDFLLLCAGVHKSAPFEKITMNEWRRQIDVDLTGSFLFCRAFWGMMKQQAFGRILMLTGASGLFGDQFEAAYSSAKMALIGLVNSLSLEGQSYNICVNSLCAQVVTGMTAHHMADDVGAMFSIEAPVAAAMYLLGDSAPTGQHVLAAAGSVSCVRLAETAPAYFTADDCTPELVGKTWPKLSKAHPLSFEKSGEEQIVKWARNACREHGVLLE from the coding sequence ATGCGTTTCCAGCACAGGACTGCAGTAGTTACGGGCGCCGCCTCAGGATTAGGCCGAGCATTTGCAATCGCATTGGCTCAACGCGGTACCCAGATTGCGCTTATCGACAATCAGGATTGTCGGGAAACTGCGGCGGCCATCGCCGCGTTGGGTGCCGAAGTGAAATATTGGTACTGCGACGTCACTAACGAAACTCAGGTGGAAGAGGTTTGTCACCAAGTCATACAGCAATTTGCCAAAGTGGATTTCTTGCTGTTATGTGCCGGTGTGCATAAGTCAGCTCCGTTTGAAAAAATCACCATGAATGAATGGCGGCGCCAGATAGATGTCGATCTTACCGGCAGTTTTCTTTTTTGCCGCGCATTCTGGGGCATGATGAAGCAGCAGGCTTTTGGCCGCATTTTGATGCTAACGGGTGCCAGTGGTTTGTTTGGCGATCAATTTGAGGCTGCTTATTCCAGTGCAAAAATGGCGTTAATTGGTTTGGTTAACAGCCTTAGTCTGGAAGGGCAAAGCTACAACATCTGTGTTAACAGTCTCTGTGCCCAAGTCGTGACCGGCATGACCGCGCATCATATGGCTGATGATGTCGGAGCCATGTTTTCGATTGAAGCACCGGTTGCTGCTGCCATGTACCTGCTGGGCGATTCCGCCCCCACCGGACAGCATGTGTTAGCCGCTGCGGGCAGTGTGAGTTGTGTGCGCTTGGCGGAAACCGCTCCCGCTTATTTTACTGCCGATGATTGTACCCCTGAGCTGGTGGGTAAGACCTGGCCTAAACTCAGTAAAGCCCATCCTTTAAGTTTTGAGAAAAGTGGTGAAGAACAGATAGTCAAATGGGCGAGAAACGCCTGTCGTGAACATGGTGTGCTACTAGAATAA
- the tesB gene encoding acyl-CoA thioesterase II yields MSQVLNELLSLLTLEPVEMGLFRGQSQDLGFGHVFGGQVMGQALSAARQTVPPERQVHSLHSYFLRAGDETLPIVYDVENMRDGGSFSARRVKAIQKGRPIFYMTCSFQEPETGFDHQASMPKVPGPDGLLNQQELAMTMRDRVPAKILEKFLADSPIEMRMVNPLNPVAPAVSEPTRYVWMRANGELPAEHCMHDYLLAYASDFNFLVTAVQPHGVSFLTPGVRMATIDHAMWFHRPVNMSEWLLYAVDSPNAYGGRGFVRGQFFNQQGLLVASASQEGLIRMTNPKMEG; encoded by the coding sequence ATGAGCCAAGTATTAAATGAGCTGTTATCACTGCTGACACTGGAACCGGTAGAAATGGGCTTGTTCCGTGGTCAGAGTCAGGATTTAGGCTTCGGCCATGTTTTTGGTGGCCAAGTGATGGGGCAGGCGTTAAGCGCTGCTAGACAAACCGTTCCCCCAGAGCGTCAAGTCCATTCGTTGCATTCATATTTTCTGCGCGCCGGGGATGAAACCTTACCCATTGTTTATGATGTGGAAAATATGCGTGATGGCGGTAGCTTTAGCGCTCGCCGGGTAAAGGCGATTCAGAAGGGACGCCCCATATTTTATATGACCTGCTCGTTTCAGGAGCCTGAAACTGGTTTTGATCATCAAGCCAGTATGCCTAAGGTGCCAGGACCTGATGGGTTACTGAACCAGCAGGAACTTGCCATGACGATGCGTGACCGAGTTCCGGCAAAAATTCTTGAAAAATTTTTAGCCGATTCACCAATTGAGATGCGCATGGTCAATCCGCTCAATCCCGTTGCGCCGGCGGTTTCAGAACCGACCCGTTACGTGTGGATGAGAGCGAATGGTGAGTTGCCCGCAGAACATTGTATGCATGACTACTTGCTGGCCTACGCCTCAGATTTTAATTTCCTGGTAACAGCCGTTCAGCCGCATGGGGTGTCTTTTTTAACGCCTGGAGTGCGAATGGCTACCATTGATCATGCGATGTGGTTTCATCGACCAGTCAATATGAGTGAGTGGCTGTTGTACGCGGTGGATAGTCCAAATGCTTATGGTGGTCGCGGTTTTGTCCGTGGTCAGTTCTTTAACCAACAGGGGCTGTTGGTAGCATCTGCTTCGCAGGAAGGACTTATTCGAATGACAAATCCTAAAATGGAAGGATAG